The following proteins are encoded in a genomic region of Glycine soja cultivar W05 chromosome 17, ASM419377v2, whole genome shotgun sequence:
- the LOC114393718 gene encoding choline monooxygenase, chloroplastic isoform X1, translated as MQMQMAMNIQLTPFISNPRQGQLLNLNFPNKHSTLTCCAIRNSDLKLSQTQRLVHHFNPKTPIEEAVTPPTSWYTHPSFFHLELDRVFYRGWQVVGSTEQIKDPRDYFTGRLGDVEYVVCRDDSGIVRAFHNVCRHHASLLAYGSGKKSCFVCPYHILKDRFLQGWTYGFNGALLKATRISGMRNFNVNDFGLLPMKVATWGPFVLLNLEKENLSKKEVDSHNVSKEWLGSSSEILSTNGVDSSLSYVCRREYTIECNWKVFCDNYLDGGYHVPYAHKGLASGLKLDSYSITMFERVSIQSCEGSSEKNKGNYDRLGRKAIYAFVYPNFMINRYGPWMDTNLVVPLGPNKCQVIFDYYLEHSLKDDKDFIEKSLQDSEKVQIEDIVLCEGVQKGLQSPAYRVGRYAPTVEQAMHHFHCLLYENLAK; from the exons ATGCAGATGCAAATGGCGATGAACATTCAGCTGACACCTTTTATTTCTAATCCCCGACAAggacaactcctgaaccttaaTTTTCCAAACAAACATTCAACACTCACTTGCTGCGCTATTCGTAATTCAGACCTCAAACTATCTCAGACTCAGAGACTTGTCCATCACTTCAATCCCAAAACTCCCATAGAGGAAGCCGTTACTCCCCCAACATCATGGTACACTCATCCCTCTTTCTTCCACCTTGAGCTCGATCGTGTCTTCTACAGAGGCTGGCAAGTTGTGG GATCCACAGAGCAGATAAAGGATCCCCGTGACTATTTCACTGGaag ACTAGGAGATGTGGAATATGTGGTCTGTCGAGATGATAGTGGCATTGTCCGTGCCTTTCACAATGTCTGTCGTCATCATGCTTCTCTTCTTGCTTATGGAAGTGGAAAGAAGTCCTGCTTTGTCTGCCCTTATCAT atattaaaagACAGATTTCTGCAGGGGTGGACATATGGATTCAATGGAGCACTTCTCAAGGCAACTAGAATATCAGGAATGCGAAATTTCAATGTAAAT GATTTTGGCCTTTTGCCAATGAAAGTAGCTACCTGGGGACCTTTTGTTCTTCTCAATTTGGAAAAAGAGAATCTTTCTAAGAAGGAAGTTGATAGCCATAATGTGTCAAAGGAATGGCTTGGTAGCTCTTCAGAAATACTGAGTACCAATGGAGTTGATTCTTCACTAAGTTATGTTTGTAGACGTGAATACACAATTGAATGCAATTGGAAG GTATTCTGTGATAACTACTTAGATGGTGGCTATCATGTGCCATATGCACATAAAGGCCTTGCATCTGGTCTTAAGCTGGACTCCTATTCTATCACA ATGTTTGAAAGGGTTAGCATCCAAAGTTGTGAAGGCAGCTCAGAGAAAAACAAAGGGAATTATGATCGACTTGGAAGAAAAGCTATATATGCTTTTGTTTACCCTAACTTCATGATAAATAG GTATGGACCTTGGATGGACACCAATCTTGTGGTTCCACTAGGACCCAACAAATGTCAAGTAATATTTGACTACTATCTTGAACATTCTCTGAAG GATGACAAAGATTTCATAGAAAAAAGTTTACAAGATAGTGAGAAAGTGCAG ATAGAAGATATTGTGTTGTGTGAAGGTGTCCAGAAGGGCCTCCAGTCCCCAGCATATCGTGTGGGCAGATATGCTCCAACGGTTGAGCAGGCCATGCACCATTTTCATTGTCTGCTCTATGAAAACCTTGCAAAATAA
- the LOC114393718 gene encoding choline monooxygenase, chloroplastic isoform X4 — MQMQMAMNIQLTPFISNPRQGQLLNLNFPNKHSTLTCCAIRNSDLKLSQTQRLVHHFNPKTPIEEAVTPPTSWYTHPSFFHLELDRVFYRGWQVVGSTEQIKDPRDYFTGRLGDVEYVVCRDDSGIVRAFHNVCRHHASLLAYGSGKKSCFVCPYHGWTYGFNGALLKATRISGMRNFNDFGLLPMKVATWGPFVLLNLEKENLSKKEVDSHNVSKEWLGSSSEILSTNGVDSSLSYVCRREYTIECNWKVFCDNYLDGGYHVPYAHKGLASGLKLDSYSITMFERVSIQSCEGSSEKNKGNYDRLGRKAIYAFVYPNFMINRYGPWMDTNLVVPLGPNKCQVIFDYYLEHSLKDDKDFIEKSLQDSEKVQIEDIVLCEGVQKGLQSPAYRVGRYAPTVEQAMHHFHCLLYENLAK; from the exons ATGCAGATGCAAATGGCGATGAACATTCAGCTGACACCTTTTATTTCTAATCCCCGACAAggacaactcctgaaccttaaTTTTCCAAACAAACATTCAACACTCACTTGCTGCGCTATTCGTAATTCAGACCTCAAACTATCTCAGACTCAGAGACTTGTCCATCACTTCAATCCCAAAACTCCCATAGAGGAAGCCGTTACTCCCCCAACATCATGGTACACTCATCCCTCTTTCTTCCACCTTGAGCTCGATCGTGTCTTCTACAGAGGCTGGCAAGTTGTGG GATCCACAGAGCAGATAAAGGATCCCCGTGACTATTTCACTGGaag ACTAGGAGATGTGGAATATGTGGTCTGTCGAGATGATAGTGGCATTGTCCGTGCCTTTCACAATGTCTGTCGTCATCATGCTTCTCTTCTTGCTTATGGAAGTGGAAAGAAGTCCTGCTTTGTCTGCCCTTATCAT GGGTGGACATATGGATTCAATGGAGCACTTCTCAAGGCAACTAGAATATCAGGAATGCGAAATTTCAAT GATTTTGGCCTTTTGCCAATGAAAGTAGCTACCTGGGGACCTTTTGTTCTTCTCAATTTGGAAAAAGAGAATCTTTCTAAGAAGGAAGTTGATAGCCATAATGTGTCAAAGGAATGGCTTGGTAGCTCTTCAGAAATACTGAGTACCAATGGAGTTGATTCTTCACTAAGTTATGTTTGTAGACGTGAATACACAATTGAATGCAATTGGAAG GTATTCTGTGATAACTACTTAGATGGTGGCTATCATGTGCCATATGCACATAAAGGCCTTGCATCTGGTCTTAAGCTGGACTCCTATTCTATCACA ATGTTTGAAAGGGTTAGCATCCAAAGTTGTGAAGGCAGCTCAGAGAAAAACAAAGGGAATTATGATCGACTTGGAAGAAAAGCTATATATGCTTTTGTTTACCCTAACTTCATGATAAATAG GTATGGACCTTGGATGGACACCAATCTTGTGGTTCCACTAGGACCCAACAAATGTCAAGTAATATTTGACTACTATCTTGAACATTCTCTGAAG GATGACAAAGATTTCATAGAAAAAAGTTTACAAGATAGTGAGAAAGTGCAG ATAGAAGATATTGTGTTGTGTGAAGGTGTCCAGAAGGGCCTCCAGTCCCCAGCATATCGTGTGGGCAGATATGCTCCAACGGTTGAGCAGGCCATGCACCATTTTCATTGTCTGCTCTATGAAAACCTTGCAAAATAA
- the LOC114393347 gene encoding plant intracellular Ras-group-related LRR protein 6-like, translating to MMYEQQQRFHHQQPMTMDTRRKKKGSSGGIEEADERLEIVDLSGMSLDSLPNPSLNLATICKLDLSNNNLLNIPESLTARLLNMVVLDVHSNQLRSLPNSIGCLYKLKVLNVSGNLIEYLPKTIENCRSLEELNANFNKLIQLPDTIGYELKNLKKLSVNSNKLVFLPRSTSHLTALRILDARLNCLRSLPEDLENLINLETLNVSQNFQYLDSLPYSVGFLLSLVELDVSYNKIRALPDSIGCLKKLQKISVEGNPLSSPPPELVEQGLHAVKEYLCQKMNAGHQSPTTNNKKSKSWVGRLVRYGTFNGIGQSRAAGAREEREAFIVPDYRPIDGLASPRYMGMFSPRRLFSPRTYFTN from the exons ATGATGTACGAGCAGCAGCAACGATTTCATCATCAGCAACCGATGACAATGGATacgaggaggaagaagaaaggatCATCAGGCGGCATAGAGGAAGCTGATGAGAGGCTTGAAATAGTGGACTTGAGTGGCATGTCCTTGGACTCCCTTCCCAACCCTTCTCTTAATTTAGCCACCATTTGCAAGTTGGACCTCTCTAATAACAATCTTCTG AATATACCGGAGTCCTTAACGGCGAGACTGCTGAACATGGTGGTGTTGGACGTGCACTCCAATCAGCTTAGGTCCCTCCCAAATTCCATTGGCTGCCTCTATAAGCTCAAGGTTTTGAATGTCTCTGGCAACCTCATCGAATACCTTCCCAAAACAATTGAAAATTGCAG AAGCTTAGAAGAGTTGAATGCAAACTTCAACAAGTTGATCCAGCTGCCAGACACGATAGGGTACGAGCTGAAAAACCTGAAGAAGCTATCAGTGAACTCCAACAAGCTGGTGTTCCTTCCTCGGTCGACCTCTCACCTGACTGCACTGAGGATTCTGGACGCGCGTTTGAACTGCCTAAGGTCTCTCCCAGAAGACCTGGAGAATCTGATAAACCTGGAAACCCTAAACGTGAGCCAGAACTTCCAGTACCTGGACTCCCTCCCCTACTCGGTGGGATTCCTCTTGTCCCTCGTGGAACTCGACGTTAGCTACAACAAGATCAGGGCCCTGCCGGACTCCATCGGATGCCTGAAGAAGCTGCAGAAGATTAGCGTGGAAGGGAACCCTCTGAGTTCGCCGCCGCCGGAGCTGGTGGAGCAGGGGTTGCATGCGGTGAAGGAGTACCTGTGCCAGAAGATGAACGCCGGACATCAAAGTCCCACCACTAATAATAAGAAGTCTAAGTCTTGGGTGGGGAGGTTGGTCAGGTATGGAACCTTCAATGGAATTGGACAAAGCAGAGCTGCTGGGGCCCGCGAGGAACGCGAGGCTTTCATCGTGCCTGATTATAGACCCATCGATGGCCTTGCTTCTCCACGCTACATGGGAATGTTCTCGCCTCGTCGCCTCTTCTCACCTCGTACTTACTTCACCAATTGA
- the LOC114393718 gene encoding choline monooxygenase, chloroplastic isoform X3, producing MQMQMAMNIQLTPFISNPRQGQLLNLNFPNKHSTLTCCAIRNSDLKLSQTQRLVHHFNPKTPIEEAVTPPTSWYTHPSFFHLELDRVFYRGWQVVGSTEQIKDPRDYFTGRLGDVEYVVCRDDSGIVRAFHNVCRHHASLLAYGSGKKSCFVCPYHGWTYGFNGALLKATRISGMRNFNVNDFGLLPMKVATWGPFVLLNLEKENLSKKEVDSHNVSKEWLGSSSEILSTNGVDSSLSYVCRREYTIECNWKVFCDNYLDGGYHVPYAHKGLASGLKLDSYSITMFERVSIQSCEGSSEKNKGNYDRLGRKAIYAFVYPNFMINRYGPWMDTNLVVPLGPNKCQVIFDYYLEHSLKDDKDFIEKSLQDSEKVQIEDIVLCEGVQKGLQSPAYRVGRYAPTVEQAMHHFHCLLYENLAK from the exons ATGCAGATGCAAATGGCGATGAACATTCAGCTGACACCTTTTATTTCTAATCCCCGACAAggacaactcctgaaccttaaTTTTCCAAACAAACATTCAACACTCACTTGCTGCGCTATTCGTAATTCAGACCTCAAACTATCTCAGACTCAGAGACTTGTCCATCACTTCAATCCCAAAACTCCCATAGAGGAAGCCGTTACTCCCCCAACATCATGGTACACTCATCCCTCTTTCTTCCACCTTGAGCTCGATCGTGTCTTCTACAGAGGCTGGCAAGTTGTGG GATCCACAGAGCAGATAAAGGATCCCCGTGACTATTTCACTGGaag ACTAGGAGATGTGGAATATGTGGTCTGTCGAGATGATAGTGGCATTGTCCGTGCCTTTCACAATGTCTGTCGTCATCATGCTTCTCTTCTTGCTTATGGAAGTGGAAAGAAGTCCTGCTTTGTCTGCCCTTATCAT GGGTGGACATATGGATTCAATGGAGCACTTCTCAAGGCAACTAGAATATCAGGAATGCGAAATTTCAATGTAAAT GATTTTGGCCTTTTGCCAATGAAAGTAGCTACCTGGGGACCTTTTGTTCTTCTCAATTTGGAAAAAGAGAATCTTTCTAAGAAGGAAGTTGATAGCCATAATGTGTCAAAGGAATGGCTTGGTAGCTCTTCAGAAATACTGAGTACCAATGGAGTTGATTCTTCACTAAGTTATGTTTGTAGACGTGAATACACAATTGAATGCAATTGGAAG GTATTCTGTGATAACTACTTAGATGGTGGCTATCATGTGCCATATGCACATAAAGGCCTTGCATCTGGTCTTAAGCTGGACTCCTATTCTATCACA ATGTTTGAAAGGGTTAGCATCCAAAGTTGTGAAGGCAGCTCAGAGAAAAACAAAGGGAATTATGATCGACTTGGAAGAAAAGCTATATATGCTTTTGTTTACCCTAACTTCATGATAAATAG GTATGGACCTTGGATGGACACCAATCTTGTGGTTCCACTAGGACCCAACAAATGTCAAGTAATATTTGACTACTATCTTGAACATTCTCTGAAG GATGACAAAGATTTCATAGAAAAAAGTTTACAAGATAGTGAGAAAGTGCAG ATAGAAGATATTGTGTTGTGTGAAGGTGTCCAGAAGGGCCTCCAGTCCCCAGCATATCGTGTGGGCAGATATGCTCCAACGGTTGAGCAGGCCATGCACCATTTTCATTGTCTGCTCTATGAAAACCTTGCAAAATAA
- the LOC114393718 gene encoding choline monooxygenase, chloroplastic isoform X2, which translates to MQMQMAMNIQLTPFISNPRQGQLLNLNFPNKHSTLTCCAIRNSDLKLSQTQRLVHHFNPKTPIEEAVTPPTSWYTHPSFFHLELDRVFYRGWQVVGSTEQIKDPRDYFTGRLGDVEYVVCRDDSGIVRAFHNVCRHHASLLAYGSGKKSCFVCPYHILKDRFLQGWTYGFNGALLKATRISGMRNFNDFGLLPMKVATWGPFVLLNLEKENLSKKEVDSHNVSKEWLGSSSEILSTNGVDSSLSYVCRREYTIECNWKVFCDNYLDGGYHVPYAHKGLASGLKLDSYSITMFERVSIQSCEGSSEKNKGNYDRLGRKAIYAFVYPNFMINRYGPWMDTNLVVPLGPNKCQVIFDYYLEHSLKDDKDFIEKSLQDSEKVQIEDIVLCEGVQKGLQSPAYRVGRYAPTVEQAMHHFHCLLYENLAK; encoded by the exons ATGCAGATGCAAATGGCGATGAACATTCAGCTGACACCTTTTATTTCTAATCCCCGACAAggacaactcctgaaccttaaTTTTCCAAACAAACATTCAACACTCACTTGCTGCGCTATTCGTAATTCAGACCTCAAACTATCTCAGACTCAGAGACTTGTCCATCACTTCAATCCCAAAACTCCCATAGAGGAAGCCGTTACTCCCCCAACATCATGGTACACTCATCCCTCTTTCTTCCACCTTGAGCTCGATCGTGTCTTCTACAGAGGCTGGCAAGTTGTGG GATCCACAGAGCAGATAAAGGATCCCCGTGACTATTTCACTGGaag ACTAGGAGATGTGGAATATGTGGTCTGTCGAGATGATAGTGGCATTGTCCGTGCCTTTCACAATGTCTGTCGTCATCATGCTTCTCTTCTTGCTTATGGAAGTGGAAAGAAGTCCTGCTTTGTCTGCCCTTATCAT atattaaaagACAGATTTCTGCAGGGGTGGACATATGGATTCAATGGAGCACTTCTCAAGGCAACTAGAATATCAGGAATGCGAAATTTCAAT GATTTTGGCCTTTTGCCAATGAAAGTAGCTACCTGGGGACCTTTTGTTCTTCTCAATTTGGAAAAAGAGAATCTTTCTAAGAAGGAAGTTGATAGCCATAATGTGTCAAAGGAATGGCTTGGTAGCTCTTCAGAAATACTGAGTACCAATGGAGTTGATTCTTCACTAAGTTATGTTTGTAGACGTGAATACACAATTGAATGCAATTGGAAG GTATTCTGTGATAACTACTTAGATGGTGGCTATCATGTGCCATATGCACATAAAGGCCTTGCATCTGGTCTTAAGCTGGACTCCTATTCTATCACA ATGTTTGAAAGGGTTAGCATCCAAAGTTGTGAAGGCAGCTCAGAGAAAAACAAAGGGAATTATGATCGACTTGGAAGAAAAGCTATATATGCTTTTGTTTACCCTAACTTCATGATAAATAG GTATGGACCTTGGATGGACACCAATCTTGTGGTTCCACTAGGACCCAACAAATGTCAAGTAATATTTGACTACTATCTTGAACATTCTCTGAAG GATGACAAAGATTTCATAGAAAAAAGTTTACAAGATAGTGAGAAAGTGCAG ATAGAAGATATTGTGTTGTGTGAAGGTGTCCAGAAGGGCCTCCAGTCCCCAGCATATCGTGTGGGCAGATATGCTCCAACGGTTGAGCAGGCCATGCACCATTTTCATTGTCTGCTCTATGAAAACCTTGCAAAATAA
- the LOC114393345 gene encoding pentatricopeptide repeat-containing protein At2g37320-like, with protein sequence MFFSTSRNQAMNAFLTRKPTFCLKNQIFRLFFSSHRSSTTRSSKGLAIAQRVLNLLSSQKRGTTVDRRQSHLRLIDDMLENYVTIPLGHNSATNGTTAEITIESSVLHMEQGFGVDVFFLSQAVSSCGSKRDLWGGIQYHCLAITTGFVASVYVGSSLISLYSRCAFLGDACRVFEEMPVRNVVSWTAIIAGFAQEWHVDMCLELFQQMRGSDLRPNYFTYTSLLSACMGSGALGHGRCAHCQIIRMGFHSYLHIDNALISMYSKCGAIDDALHIFENMVSRDVVTWNTMISGYAQHGLAQEAINLFEEMIKQGVNPDAVTYLGVLSSCRHGGLVKEGQVYFNSMVEHGVQPGLDHYSCIVDLLGRAGLLLEARDFIQNMPIFPNAVVWGSLLSSSRLHGSVPIGIEAAENRLLMEPGCSATLQQLANLYARVGWWNKVARVRKSMKDKGLKPNPGCSWVEVKSKVHRFEAQDKSNSRMTDMLLIMNSLMDHMSSLNLQSQMFEEDNIWHS encoded by the coding sequence ATGTTCTTCTCGACCAGCAGGAATCAAGCAATGAATGCATTCCTCACTAGAAAGCCAACATTTtgtcttaaaaatcaaatttttaggctttttttctcttcccacaGATCGTCAACCACGAGATCAAGCAAAGGCTTAGCTATTGCACAGAGGGTCCTTAACCTTCTATCGTCCCAAAAACGTGGTACTACTGTTGACCGTCGTCAAAGTCATCTTAGGCTTATTGATGACATGTTGGAAAACTATGTAACAATTCCTCTTGGTCACAATTCAGCTACTAATGGGACTACAGCTGAAATAACTATTGAGTCCTCTGTTCTACATATGGAACAAGGGTTCGGAGTTGATGTGTTCTTCTTGTCGCAAGCCGTGAGTTCATGTGGTTCCAAGCGTGACCTTTGGGGAGGAATTCAGTATCACTGCCTAGCAATAACAACTGGGTTCGTTGCCAGTGTTTATGTTGGAAGTTCTTTGATAAGTTTGTACAGCAGGTGTGCCTTTTTGGGTGATGCATGCCGTGTGTTTGAAGAAATGCCTGTCAGAAATGTAGTTTCATGGACAGCAATTATTGCTGGGTTTGCACAAGAATGGCATGTTGACATGTGCTTGGAGCTCTTCCAACAAATGAGGGGTTCAGATTTGAGACCAAATTATTTCACGTACACCAGTCTTCTGAGTGCTTGTATGGGCAGTGGAGCACTGGGACATGGGAGATGTGCTCATTGTCAAATAATTCGAATGGGCTTTCATTCTTACCTCCACATCGACAATGCTCTCATTTCCATGTATTCTAAATGTGGGGCAATTGATGATGCCTTGCACATATTTGAAAATATGGTGAGCAGGGATGTTGTCACGTGGAACACCATGATCAGTGGCTATGCACAGCATGGGCTTGCACAAGAGGCAATTAATCTCTTTGAAGAGATGATAAAGCAAGGTGTTAATCCTGATGCTGTTACTTACCTTGGTGTTTTATCCTCATGTCGGCATGGAGGTCTTGTCAAAGAAGGTCAAGTTTACTTTAATTCCATGGTTGAGCATGGTGTGCAGCCTGGGCTAGATCATTATTCTTGCATTGTAGATCTTCTTGGTCGGGCTGGTTTACTTCTGGAGGCTCGTGATTTCATCCAAAATATGCCTATTTTTCCCAATGCTGTAGTATGGGGTTCACTGCTTTCTTCCTCTAGGCTTCATGGAAGTGTTCCGATTGGCATCGAGGCAGCAGAGAATAGGTTATTGATGGAACCAGGGTGCTCAGCAACACTTCAACAGCTAGCAAATCTCTATGCAAGAGTTGGTTGGTGGAATAAGGTAGCTAGAGTGCGAAAATCAATGAAAGACAAAGGTCTAAAACCAAATCCTGGTTGTAGTTGGGTTGAAGTAAAAAGCAAAGTCCATAGATTTGAAGCACAAGATAAGTCAAACAGCAGAATGACAGACATGCTTTTGATAATGAATAGTCTGATGGACCACATGAGTAGTTTAAACCTTCAGTCTCAAATGTTTGAGGAGGATAATATTTGGCATTCATAA